Proteins encoded by one window of Pseudomonas tructae:
- the phnX gene encoding phosphonoacetaldehyde hydrolase codes for MNYRNPTHLQAAILDWAGTVVDFGSFAPTQIFVEAFAEFDVEVSIEEARGPMGMGKWDHIRTLCDQPQIAERYRKVFGRTPSDADVTAIYERFMPLQIEKIAVHSALIPGALQTLTGLRQEGLKIGSCSGYPKVVMDRVVALAAQNGYVADHVVATDETPNGRPWPAQALANVIALGIDDVAACVKVDDTVPGILEGRRAGMWTVALVCSGNALGLTYEGYRALGSDQLESERKRIHALFEGSRAHYLIDTINELPQVIADINTRLARGEMPQAF; via the coding sequence ATGAACTACCGCAACCCGACGCACCTGCAAGCCGCGATCCTTGACTGGGCCGGTACCGTGGTCGACTTTGGCTCGTTCGCCCCGACCCAGATCTTCGTCGAGGCCTTCGCCGAGTTCGATGTCGAAGTCTCCATCGAAGAAGCCCGTGGCCCGATGGGCATGGGCAAGTGGGACCACATCCGCACCCTGTGCGACCAGCCGCAGATCGCCGAGCGCTACCGCAAAGTGTTCGGCCGCACCCCGAGCGATGCTGACGTCACCGCCATCTACGAGCGCTTCATGCCACTGCAGATCGAAAAGATCGCCGTACACTCGGCGCTGATCCCCGGCGCTCTGCAGACCCTGACCGGCCTGCGCCAGGAAGGCCTGAAGATCGGCTCATGCTCGGGCTACCCGAAAGTGGTGATGGACAGGGTCGTAGCACTGGCGGCGCAGAACGGCTACGTTGCCGATCACGTGGTGGCCACTGACGAAACTCCCAATGGCCGCCCCTGGCCGGCCCAGGCCCTGGCCAACGTGATCGCCCTGGGTATCGATGACGTCGCCGCCTGCGTCAAGGTCGACGACACGGTGCCGGGTATTCTCGAAGGGCGGCGTGCTGGCATGTGGACCGTGGCCCTGGTGTGCTCGGGCAACGCCCTGGGCCTGACCTACGAAGGCTACCGCGCCCTGGGTTCGGACCAGCTCGAGAGCGAACGCAAGCGTATCCATGCACTGTTCGAAGGCTCGCGTGCGCACTACCTGATCGACACCATCAACGAGCTGCCGCAAGTGATTGCCGACATCAACACGCGTCTTGCGCGCGGGGAGATGCCGCAGGCGTTCTGA
- a CDS encoding NADPH-dependent FMN reductase, whose product MSQVYSVAVVVGSLRKESFNRKVARALAELAPSNLKLHIVEIGELALYNEDIDADPPQAYKTFREQIRRSDAVLFVTPEYNRSVPGVLKNAIDVGSRPYGQSAWSGKPGAVISVSPGAVGGFGANHHLRQSLVFLDVPCMQQPEAYIGGAGTLFDDNGKLSEKTRPFLQTFIDKYAVWVERHQK is encoded by the coding sequence ATGAGCCAGGTGTATTCAGTCGCCGTCGTCGTCGGCAGCTTGCGCAAGGAGTCCTTCAACCGCAAAGTCGCCCGTGCGCTGGCCGAGCTTGCGCCGTCCAACCTCAAGCTGCATATCGTCGAAATCGGCGAATTAGCCTTGTACAACGAGGATATCGACGCTGATCCGCCGCAGGCCTACAAGACCTTTCGCGAACAGATTCGCAGGAGTGACGCGGTGCTGTTCGTCACCCCGGAGTACAACCGGTCCGTGCCGGGGGTACTGAAAAATGCCATCGATGTGGGTTCGCGGCCTTATGGACAGAGTGCCTGGAGCGGCAAGCCGGGGGCGGTGATCAGCGTCTCGCCAGGGGCAGTGGGCGGCTTTGGTGCCAATCATCACCTGCGCCAGTCGCTGGTGTTTCTCGACGTGCCCTGCATGCAGCAGCCCGAGGCTTACATTGGCGGGGCAGGGACGCTGTTTGATGACAACGGCAAGCTGTCGGAGAAAACCCGGCCGTTCCTGCAGACCTTTATCGACAAGTATGCCGTGTGGGTCGAACGGCATCAGAAGTGA
- a CDS encoding LysR substrate-binding domain-containing protein — MNLFQLRAFDAVAREGSFTRAAGRLFISQPAVTGHIKALEEHYQITLLRRTARRVELTEEGIRLAAITRAMFGLAEEAQAMLEANRQLLTGRLEVAADGPHRVMPMLAQLRARYPGITVNLRLGNAQETLAALLSEHADVAVLTEVEPRKGVHLQSLGDSRICALLPAGHPWAASTDELPLAELDRQIMVLREPSSITRRTFDQACGQAGVQPRVLLELDSREAVSEAVAAELGIGIVSSAEISHDPRVVARPIAAVGLVNRHMLGCLERRRELRLIQAFFSLAPAA, encoded by the coding sequence ATGAACCTGTTTCAGCTCCGCGCTTTCGATGCCGTGGCCCGCGAGGGCAGCTTTACCCGCGCCGCTGGCCGGCTGTTCATCAGCCAGCCAGCGGTCACCGGGCATATCAAGGCCCTGGAGGAGCACTATCAGATCACCTTGCTGCGCCGCACCGCGCGGCGGGTCGAGTTGACCGAGGAAGGTATTCGCCTGGCCGCCATCACCCGGGCCATGTTCGGCCTGGCAGAAGAAGCGCAGGCCATGCTCGAAGCCAACCGCCAGTTGCTCACTGGCCGCCTGGAAGTGGCGGCTGACGGCCCGCATCGGGTCATGCCGATGCTGGCGCAACTGCGTGCGCGCTACCCCGGCATTACCGTCAACCTGCGCCTGGGCAATGCCCAGGAAACCCTGGCCGCACTGCTCTCGGAGCATGCCGATGTGGCGGTACTGACCGAGGTTGAACCGCGCAAGGGCGTGCACCTGCAAAGCCTTGGGGACTCGCGAATTTGCGCCTTGCTGCCGGCCGGTCACCCCTGGGCGGCCAGCACCGATGAACTGCCGTTGGCCGAGCTGGACCGGCAGATCATGGTGTTGCGTGAACCCAGTTCGATCACCCGCCGCACCTTTGACCAGGCCTGTGGCCAGGCGGGTGTGCAGCCACGGGTGCTGCTGGAGCTGGACAGCCGCGAAGCGGTGAGCGAAGCGGTGGCGGCCGAGCTGGGCATCGGCATTGTCTCGTCGGCGGAAATCAGCCATGACCCGCGGGTGGTGGCACGGCCCATCGCCGCAGTTGGGCTGGTCAACCGGCACATGCTCGGCTGCCTGGAACGGCGCCGCGAACTACGCCTGATCCAGGCCTTTTTCAGCCTGGCCCCGGCAGCATGA
- a CDS encoding Orn/Lys/Arg family decarboxylase — protein MYKDLKFPVLIVHRDIKADSVAGERVRAIAQELSQDGFSILPAVDYAEARLVASTHHGLACMLIAAEGAGENTHLLQNMVELIRLARVRAPHLPIFALGEQVTLENAPADVMSELNQLRGILYLFEDTVPFLARQVARAAHSYLDGLLPPFFKALVQHTAQSNYSWHTPGHGGGVAYRKSPVGQAFHQFFGENTLRSDLSVSVPELGSLLDHTGPLAAAEARAAKNFGADHTFFVINGTSTANKIVWHSMVGRDDLVLVDRNCHKSVVHAIIMTGAIPLYLCPERNELGIIGPIPLSEFSQASILAKIQANPLAQGRAPRVKLAVVTNSTYDGLCYNAELIKQELGNSVEVLHFDEAWYAYAAFHEFFRGRYAMGTSRSADSPLVFSTHSTHKLLAAFSQASMIHVQDGGARQLDRDRFNEAFMMHISTSPQYSILASLDVSSAMMEGPAGRSLLQEMFDEALGFRRAMAKLREHMAADDWWFSIWQPPLGEEVRQVETADWLLEPQADWHGFAEVSSDYVLLDPIKVTLVMPGLSAGGALSDHGIPAAVVSRFLWERGLVVEKTGLYTFLVLFSMGITKGKWSTLLTELLEFKRNYDANTDLFECLPSIAQLDPVRYQGLGLRELCEQLHACYRSNATAKQLKRLFTRLPQVVMKPADAYDRMVRGEVEAVPIEQLLGRIAAVMLVPYPPGIPLIMPGERFTEETRSIIDYLGFAAAFDSGFPGFVADVHGLQQVTTAQGRVYTVDCIRL, from the coding sequence ATGTACAAGGACCTGAAGTTTCCTGTCCTGATCGTGCACCGTGACATCAAGGCTGATTCGGTTGCTGGCGAGCGTGTCCGCGCGATTGCCCAGGAACTGTCCCAGGACGGTTTCAGCATACTCCCGGCGGTCGACTACGCTGAAGCCCGCCTGGTCGCTTCGACCCACCATGGCCTGGCCTGCATGCTGATTGCCGCTGAAGGCGCTGGCGAAAACACCCACTTGCTGCAGAACATGGTCGAGCTGATTCGCCTGGCCCGGGTGCGTGCACCACACCTGCCGATCTTCGCCCTGGGCGAGCAGGTGACCCTGGAAAATGCCCCCGCCGATGTCATGAGCGAGCTGAACCAGTTGCGCGGCATTCTCTACCTGTTCGAAGACACCGTGCCCTTTCTCGCCCGCCAGGTGGCGCGGGCCGCGCACAGTTACCTGGATGGCCTGCTACCGCCGTTTTTCAAGGCATTGGTGCAACACACCGCGCAATCGAATTATTCATGGCACACACCCGGGCATGGCGGTGGCGTGGCCTACCGCAAAAGCCCGGTGGGCCAGGCATTTCACCAGTTCTTTGGGGAAAACACCCTGCGCTCGGACTTGTCGGTGTCGGTGCCCGAACTGGGCTCGTTGCTCGATCACACCGGCCCCCTGGCCGCAGCCGAAGCGCGGGCGGCAAAAAATTTCGGTGCTGACCATACCTTCTTCGTGATCAATGGCACCTCTACAGCCAACAAGATCGTCTGGCACTCGATGGTCGGCCGCGATGACCTGGTATTGGTGGATCGCAACTGCCACAAGTCAGTCGTCCACGCGATCATCATGACCGGTGCAATTCCGCTGTACCTGTGCCCCGAGCGCAACGAGCTGGGCATCATCGGCCCGATTCCGCTGAGCGAATTCAGCCAGGCGTCGATCCTGGCCAAGATTCAGGCCAACCCCTTGGCCCAAGGCCGAGCGCCCAGGGTCAAGCTGGCGGTGGTGACCAATTCGACCTACGACGGGCTGTGCTACAACGCCGAACTGATCAAGCAGGAGCTGGGCAACAGTGTCGAGGTGCTGCATTTCGATGAAGCCTGGTATGCCTATGCCGCCTTTCACGAGTTCTTTCGCGGCCGCTACGCCATGGGTACCTCACGCAGTGCCGACAGCCCGCTGGTGTTCAGTACCCACTCAACCCACAAGTTGCTGGCGGCCTTCAGCCAGGCGTCGATGATCCATGTCCAGGATGGCGGCGCCCGGCAACTGGACCGCGATCGCTTCAACGAAGCCTTCATGATGCATATTTCGACGTCGCCGCAGTACAGCATCCTCGCCTCACTGGATGTTTCATCGGCGATGATGGAAGGGCCCGCCGGGCGCTCGCTGCTGCAGGAAATGTTCGATGAGGCGCTGGGCTTTCGCCGGGCCATGGCCAAGCTGCGCGAGCACATGGCTGCGGATGATTGGTGGTTCAGTATCTGGCAGCCGCCACTGGGTGAGGAGGTGCGCCAGGTCGAGACCGCAGACTGGTTGCTTGAGCCCCAGGCGGACTGGCATGGCTTTGCCGAGGTCAGCAGCGACTATGTGTTGCTCGACCCGATCAAGGTCACCCTGGTCATGCCGGGCCTGAGTGCGGGTGGTGCCTTGAGCGATCACGGGATTCCGGCGGCAGTGGTCAGCAGGTTTCTCTGGGAGCGTGGCCTGGTGGTGGAAAAGACCGGCCTGTACACCTTTCTGGTGCTGTTCTCGATGGGTATCACCAAGGGTAAATGGAGCACGCTGCTCACTGAGCTGCTGGAGTTCAAGCGCAACTACGATGCCAACACCGACCTGTTCGAATGCCTGCCCAGCATCGCCCAACTCGACCCTGTGCGTTACCAGGGCCTGGGTTTGCGTGAGCTGTGCGAGCAATTGCACGCTTGCTATCGCAGCAACGCCACGGCCAAGCAGCTCAAGCGCTTGTTCACGCGCTTGCCGCAGGTGGTCATGAAGCCGGCCGATGCCTACGACCGGATGGTGCGTGGGGAGGTCGAGGCGGTGCCGATCGAGCAGTTGCTCGGGCGTATCGCGGCGGTGATGCTGGTGCCCTATCCGCCGGGGATTCCGCTGATCATGCCAGGGGAGCGCTTTACCGAAGAAACCCGCTCGATCATCGACTACCTGGGCTTTGCCGCCGCGTTCGATAGCGGTTTTCCCGGGTTTGTCGCTGATGTCCATGGGTTGCAGCAGGTAACTACGGCGCAGGGGCGGGTGTACACCGTCGATTGCATCAGGCTGTGA
- a CDS encoding 2-aminoethylphosphonate--pyruvate transaminase → MSNAPVLLTPGPLTTSARTRQAMMVDWGSWDRDFNQLTASLCEQLLAIVNGADSHHCVPLQGSGTFAVEAAIGTLVPRDGKVLVLINGAYGQRLAKICKVLGRAYSTFETAEDQPTTAADVDRLLAADPSISHVALIHCETSTGILNPLAEIAQVIAGHGKRLIIDAMSSFGALPIDAREVPFDALIAASGKCLEGVPGMGFVFAHKQSLAAAEGNSPSLAMDLQDQHAYMAKTGQWRFTPPTHVVAALHEALLQYNEEGGLPARHQRYADNCKTLLDGMAAIGLHSFVPATIQAPIIVTFHAPSDPRYQFKDFYERVKAKGFILYPGKLTQVETFRVGCIGCVGPDGMQAAVDVVADVLREMEVLDI, encoded by the coding sequence ATGAGTAACGCCCCTGTCTTGCTGACCCCCGGCCCCCTGACCACCTCGGCCCGTACCCGCCAAGCGATGATGGTCGACTGGGGTTCGTGGGACCGCGACTTCAACCAATTGACCGCCAGCCTGTGCGAGCAACTGCTGGCGATCGTCAACGGCGCCGACAGCCACCATTGCGTGCCGCTGCAAGGCAGCGGCACCTTCGCTGTGGAAGCTGCCATCGGCACCCTGGTGCCGCGCGATGGCAAAGTCCTGGTGCTGATCAACGGCGCCTACGGCCAACGCCTGGCAAAGATCTGCAAGGTCCTGGGCCGCGCCTACAGCACCTTTGAAACGGCCGAAGACCAGCCTACAACCGCCGCCGACGTCGATCGCCTGCTGGCCGCCGACCCCAGCATCAGCCACGTGGCGCTGATCCACTGCGAAACCAGTACCGGCATCCTCAACCCGCTGGCTGAAATTGCCCAGGTCATCGCCGGCCACGGCAAACGCCTGATCATCGATGCCATGAGCTCGTTCGGGGCCTTGCCGATCGATGCCCGCGAAGTGCCCTTCGATGCCCTTATCGCCGCCTCCGGCAAATGCCTGGAAGGCGTACCCGGCATGGGCTTCGTGTTTGCCCACAAACAGTCGCTGGCCGCGGCCGAAGGCAACTCGCCGTCCCTGGCCATGGACCTGCAAGACCAGCACGCCTACATGGCCAAGACCGGCCAATGGCGCTTCACCCCGCCGACCCATGTGGTGGCGGCGCTGCACGAAGCCCTGCTGCAATACAACGAAGAAGGCGGCCTGCCGGCCCGTCATCAGCGCTATGCCGACAACTGCAAGACCCTGCTCGACGGCATGGCCGCCATTGGCCTGCACAGCTTTGTGCCGGCCACCATCCAGGCACCGATCATCGTCACCTTCCACGCCCCAAGCGATCCGCGCTATCAGTTCAAGGACTTCTACGAGCGGGTCAAGGCCAAGGGTTTCATCCTCTACCCGGGCAAATTGACCCAGGTCGAGACCTTCCGCGTCGGCTGCATCGGCTGTGTCGGCCCGGACGGCATGCAGGCGGCGGTCGACGTCGTTGCCGATGTCCTGCGGGAAATGGAAGTACTGGACATCTGA
- a CDS encoding AraC family transcriptional regulator yields MAEKDTISMQLVREALLQSCAPGAPSQAMLSRVGIDPGQLHEADARVPASAYAQLWRLLARRCHDEFFGMDPRGLRSGSLAFMCRASMTQPTLGAGLETALAFLGLMFEHLQPTLVRQQSLAEIVIGEPQDEPRRAFTYFTFWMIVHGVACWLAGRRIPILAIELRCAEPPFCDDYRVMFSENLQFDRPRTRMIFAADSLDVPIRRSAQELQRFLAQAPGNILVKYRDPASLARRIRQDLRQIAPCAWPETASLAERLCLSASTLRRRLADEGQTYQGLKDSVRKELAISWLAEVELSFAQIAERLGFADSSSFYKAFRKWFGCNPGHYRTLILQRGAQD; encoded by the coding sequence ATGGCGGAGAAAGACACCATCTCCATGCAACTGGTGCGTGAGGCGCTGTTGCAGAGTTGCGCCCCGGGGGCGCCGAGCCAGGCCATGCTCAGCCGCGTGGGTATCGACCCCGGGCAGTTGCACGAGGCCGATGCACGGGTGCCCGCCAGTGCCTATGCACAGTTGTGGCGCTTGCTGGCGCGGCGTTGCCATGACGAATTCTTTGGCATGGACCCGCGCGGTCTGCGCAGCGGCAGCCTGGCATTCATGTGCCGCGCGTCGATGACACAGCCGACCTTGGGCGCGGGGCTGGAGACGGCACTGGCGTTTCTCGGGCTGATGTTCGAGCACCTGCAGCCTACGCTGGTGCGCCAGCAGAGTCTGGCCGAGATCGTCATTGGCGAGCCCCAGGACGAACCACGTCGGGCATTTACCTACTTCACCTTCTGGATGATCGTGCACGGCGTGGCCTGCTGGCTGGCCGGGCGGCGGATTCCGATCCTGGCCATCGAGTTGCGGTGCGCCGAGCCGCCGTTCTGTGACGATTATCGGGTGATGTTTTCCGAGAATCTGCAGTTCGACCGCCCGCGTACGCGGATGATTTTCGCCGCGGATAGCCTGGATGTGCCGATCAGGCGCTCAGCGCAAGAGCTGCAGCGTTTTCTGGCGCAAGCACCGGGCAACATTCTGGTCAAGTACCGTGACCCGGCCAGCCTGGCCCGACGAATCCGTCAGGATTTGCGTCAGATTGCACCCTGTGCCTGGCCAGAAACGGCCAGCCTCGCTGAGCGCCTGTGTCTCTCGGCGTCGACCCTGCGCCGTCGCCTGGCCGACGAAGGCCAGACGTACCAAGGGCTCAAAGACAGCGTGCGCAAGGAACTGGCGATCAGTTGGCTGGCCGAAGTCGAGCTGAGCTTTGCCCAGATCGCCGAGCGCCTGGGGTTTGCCGACAGCAGCTCCTTCTACAAGGCATTTCGCAAATGGTTTGGTTGCAATCCGGGCCATTACCGCACGCTGATTCTTCAGCGTGGTGCCCAAGACTGA